A genome region from Maylandia zebra isolate NMK-2024a linkage group LG6, Mzebra_GT3a, whole genome shotgun sequence includes the following:
- the LOC101480425 gene encoding uncharacterized protein LOC101480425 isoform X1 — protein MLQRNVKDLTMGFTALHTLWLLTAFAFTTQELVKLRVSPKITAECGEQVSLNCNTSSVHHGISIKLMQWFKEETLLCSVDSKGITTELHRASLSNFTCEYEDGRLSLIFKKMLPPESGKKYTCKQRSNRGALNESTKVELQECGGIVEGKLTTTGPVCTFKQVYPDGNVHWFHGSRNLSDGSLKQYTGKSVDEQGWLTIHSYLERNSSHGPYNCSLKSTVSDRYIASMLIQNPKPQKSTRGTHSNGNKVTARESTRTIFCLLILLPVIFK, from the exons ATGTTACAGAGAAATGTGAAAGATTTGACAATGGGATTCACAGCATTGCACACGCTCTGGCTTCTGACTGCATTTGCTTTTACAACACAAG AGTTGGTGAAACTAAGAGTTAGTCCCAAGATTACCGCAGAGTGTGGCGAGCAAGTTTCCCTCAACTGCAACACATCCTCGGTTCATCATGGAATATCAATCAAACTTATGCAGTGGTTCAAAGAGGAAACACTTTTGTGTTCTGTGGACAGTAAAGGGATCACTACTGAACTCCACAGAGCATCTCTGAGTAACTTTACCTGTGAATATGAAGATGGACGGCTGTCGCTAATCTTCAAAAAGATGCTCCCTCCAGAGAGCGGAAAAAAATACACGTGTAAGCAACGCTCCAACAGAGGAGCACTCAATGAATCTACTAAAGTGGAGTTACAAG AGTGTGGTGGGATCGTGGAGGGTAAATTAACGACCACGGGACCTGTGTGCACCTTCAAGCAAGTCTACCCAGACGGAAATGTCCACTGGTTCCACGGCTCCCGCAACCTCTCAGATGGATCTCTGAAACAGTACaccggaaaaagtgtggacgaACAAGGCTGGCTTACTATCCACAGTTACCTGGAGCGGAACAGTTCACACGGGCCTTACAACTGCTCCTTGAAGAGCACCGTGTCTGACAGATACATCGCAAGTATGTTGATACAGAATCCTAAACCCCAGAAGAGCACTAGAGGAACACACTCCAACGGCAACAAAGTTACAGCCCGGGAAAGTACCAGAACAATTTTTTGCCTTTTAATCTTACTTCcagttatatttaaataa
- the LOC101480425 gene encoding uncharacterized protein LOC101480425 isoform X2, giving the protein MGFTALHTLWLLTAFAFTTQELVKLRVSPKITAECGEQVSLNCNTSSVHHGISIKLMQWFKEETLLCSVDSKGITTELHRASLSNFTCEYEDGRLSLIFKKMLPPESGKKYTCKQRSNRGALNESTKVELQECGGIVEGKLTTTGPVCTFKQVYPDGNVHWFHGSRNLSDGSLKQYTGKSVDEQGWLTIHSYLERNSSHGPYNCSLKSTVSDRYIASMLIQNPKPQKSTRGTHSNGNKVTARESTRTIFCLLILLPVIFK; this is encoded by the exons ATGGGATTCACAGCATTGCACACGCTCTGGCTTCTGACTGCATTTGCTTTTACAACACAAG AGTTGGTGAAACTAAGAGTTAGTCCCAAGATTACCGCAGAGTGTGGCGAGCAAGTTTCCCTCAACTGCAACACATCCTCGGTTCATCATGGAATATCAATCAAACTTATGCAGTGGTTCAAAGAGGAAACACTTTTGTGTTCTGTGGACAGTAAAGGGATCACTACTGAACTCCACAGAGCATCTCTGAGTAACTTTACCTGTGAATATGAAGATGGACGGCTGTCGCTAATCTTCAAAAAGATGCTCCCTCCAGAGAGCGGAAAAAAATACACGTGTAAGCAACGCTCCAACAGAGGAGCACTCAATGAATCTACTAAAGTGGAGTTACAAG AGTGTGGTGGGATCGTGGAGGGTAAATTAACGACCACGGGACCTGTGTGCACCTTCAAGCAAGTCTACCCAGACGGAAATGTCCACTGGTTCCACGGCTCCCGCAACCTCTCAGATGGATCTCTGAAACAGTACaccggaaaaagtgtggacgaACAAGGCTGGCTTACTATCCACAGTTACCTGGAGCGGAACAGTTCACACGGGCCTTACAACTGCTCCTTGAAGAGCACCGTGTCTGACAGATACATCGCAAGTATGTTGATACAGAATCCTAAACCCCAGAAGAGCACTAGAGGAACACACTCCAACGGCAACAAAGTTACAGCCCGGGAAAGTACCAGAACAATTTTTTGCCTTTTAATCTTACTTCcagttatatttaaataa